From Romeriopsis navalis LEGE 11480, one genomic window encodes:
- a CDS encoding Dps family protein has translation MLKINIGLTEEQRQGVIQLLNTSLADAYVLVVKTKKYHWDVVGPQFMTLHKVWQEQYETLTLNIDAYAERVRHLGGYPVGTMEGFLELATLEEHPGDLLNATTMVERLVYDHELVIRNLRLAIDKCSGDFHDEGTADFLTGLMEAHEEMAWMLRSFIEGQAVEADGKIAGSHGVPTSTYV, from the coding sequence ATGCTAAAGATCAATATTGGTTTGACCGAGGAACAGCGTCAAGGCGTAATCCAGTTACTAAATACATCCCTCGCCGATGCTTATGTACTCGTCGTTAAAACTAAAAAGTATCACTGGGATGTCGTTGGTCCGCAGTTCATGACCTTACACAAAGTATGGCAAGAGCAGTATGAGACATTGACGTTAAATATCGATGCTTATGCTGAGCGAGTACGTCACCTAGGCGGTTACCCAGTTGGAACAATGGAAGGGTTCTTGGAGTTAGCCACTCTGGAAGAACATCCAGGTGATTTGCTCAATGCTACAACCATGGTAGAGCGACTAGTCTATGACCACGAATTAGTTATTCGCAACCTCCGTTTGGCGATCGATAAGTGTTCCGGAGATTTTCATGATGAAGGTACAGCCGACTTTTTGACTGGCTTGATGGAGGCCCATGAAGAAATGGCTTGGATGCTGCGATCGTTCATCGAAGGTCAAGCCGTTGAAGCTGACGGCAAAATCGCTGGAAGTCATGGTGTTCCAACATCCACATACGTCTAA
- a CDS encoding ChaB family protein produces MISTPIKAPEKIQTARTIDRTISAVYKTQDEVQTVIDRLKHRGMPVEHISVLGRDFSTDTRVAGFITKKDVILGGLKQGAIFGSLFGSVLSLLTGVGVLFIPFVGPVMAAGPLGTALIGAASGALAGSAGAGLASLLATLGMPEEKAAIYQTKVTAGEYLVMAEVPTEQTGEYQLLMESAGGQEIHVTDATLPRPCDGECKGPEDLSPEVRSHLSPTAQQDFIETYNQVLQASSDADQAEHAAWDMIRSKYQETASGIWS; encoded by the coding sequence ATGATTAGTACCCCGATTAAAGCACCCGAAAAAATCCAAACTGCAAGAACCATCGATCGCACAATTTCTGCCGTCTACAAGACGCAAGATGAGGTGCAAACTGTGATTGATCGACTCAAACATCGCGGCATGCCGGTCGAGCATATTTCCGTCCTAGGCCGTGACTTTTCCACCGATACTCGAGTTGCCGGTTTTATCACGAAAAAAGACGTGATTCTTGGTGGCTTGAAGCAAGGCGCAATTTTCGGTTCCTTATTTGGTTCCGTGCTGAGTCTGCTCACGGGAGTCGGCGTTTTGTTCATCCCGTTTGTTGGTCCAGTTATGGCCGCCGGTCCTTTGGGTACAGCTTTAATTGGTGCAGCTTCTGGAGCTTTAGCCGGTAGTGCTGGCGCTGGTTTAGCTTCACTCCTTGCCACATTAGGCATGCCGGAAGAAAAAGCCGCAATCTACCAAACTAAAGTGACTGCCGGGGAATATTTAGTCATGGCCGAAGTGCCGACCGAGCAGACTGGAGAATATCAACTGCTCATGGAAAGTGCTGGTGGCCAAGAAATTCACGTCACTGATGCGACTTTACCGCGTCCCTGTGATGGTGAGTGCAAAGGGCCAGAAGACCTTTCTCCTGAGGTTCGCAGTCATCTTTCACCAACGGCTCAACAAGACTTTATCGAGACTTATAATCAGGTTTTGCAGGCATCGAGTGATGCCGATCAGGCTGAACATGCTGCTTGGGATATGATTCGATCGAAATACCAGGAAACGGCTTCAGGCATATGGTCTTAA
- the fldA gene encoding flavodoxin FldA, translating into MPKQVGLFYGTQTGNTETVAEAIRDQLGEAVVELHDVADASVDDLAEYEYLIIGCPTWNLGDLQADWENLYPDLDDADFSGKTVAYFGCGDQVGYSENFMDAPGMLEEKIAERGGKTVGMWSTAGYEYDESKAVRGDKFVGLAIDEDNQSDLTDDRISAWVSQVRQEMGL; encoded by the coding sequence ATGCCCAAACAAGTTGGATTGTTCTACGGAACGCAAACAGGCAATACTGAGACCGTTGCCGAGGCAATTCGCGATCAGCTCGGTGAAGCGGTTGTCGAATTGCATGATGTCGCTGACGCCTCAGTTGATGATCTGGCTGAGTATGAATATCTAATTATCGGTTGCCCAACCTGGAATCTTGGTGATCTACAAGCAGATTGGGAAAATCTATATCCCGATCTAGACGATGCTGATTTCAGTGGTAAGACTGTGGCCTACTTTGGTTGTGGTGATCAAGTTGGTTACTCAGAGAACTTTATGGATGCTCCTGGCATGCTTGAAGAAAAGATTGCTGAACGAGGTGGAAAAACTGTTGGTATGTGGAGTACCGCTGGTTATGAATATGATGAATCTAAAGCCGTACGCGGTGACAAATTTGTTGGTCTCGCGATCGATGAAGATAACCAGTCGGATCTAACTGATGATCGGATTTCGGCTTGGGTTTCACAGGTCCGCCAGGAAATGGGGCTCTAA